A region from the Rosa rugosa chromosome 6, drRosRugo1.1, whole genome shotgun sequence genome encodes:
- the LOC133717954 gene encoding uncharacterized protein LOC133717954, whose product MKLIWSPETASKAYLDTVKSCEKFRESGVAELLSAMAAGWNAKLIVEAWSYGDPIATSLGLATAARHTCGRHVCIVPDERSRMEYLKAMRNAPIQPEVVVGEAEAATTGVDFLVVDCSRREFARVLRRAKVSPRGAVFACKNAWQRNVSGFRWHGVVERGTRVVRSVFLPVGKGLDIAHIGYGGGTVGSIGTIRKGPGRWIKHIDHRSGEEHLFRE is encoded by the exons ATGAAGCTCATTTGGTCCCCAGAAACAGCTTCTAAAGCTTACCTAGACACTGTCAAATCA TGTGAGAAATTTAGAGAATCTGGTGTTGCCGAGCTGCTCTCTGCGATGGCGGCCGGCTGGAACGCGAAGCTGATCGTCGAGGCGTGGTCCTACGGCGATCCGATCGCCACCAGCCTAGGCCTGGCCACGGCCGCCCGCCACACGTGCGGACGGCACGTCTGCATAGTCCCGGACGAACGTTCGAGGATGGAGTACTTAAAGGCCATGCGTAACGCACCAATACAGCCCGAGGTGGTGGTCGGGGAGGCCGAGGCGGCGACGACAGGAGTTGATTTCTTGGTGGTTGACTGCAGCCGGAGGGAGTTCGCTAGGGTTTTAAGGAGAGCCAAGGTGAGCCCTAGAGGGGCGGTTTTCGCATGCAAGAATGCTTGGCAGAGAAACGTTTCGGGGTTCAGATGGCATGGTGTGGTGGAGAGGGGGACGCGTGTGGTGAGGTCGGTGTTTTTGCCGGTGGGAAAAGGGTTGGATATTGCCCATATAGGGTACGGCGGCGGAACTGTGGGGTCGATAGGTACAATTAGGAAGGGTCCTGGCCGTTGGATCAAGCATATTGACCACCGGTCCGGCGAGGAGCACTTGTTCCGAGAGTGA